In Hallerella succinigenes, the following are encoded in one genomic region:
- a CDS encoding restriction endonuclease subunit S has translation MKLDERRETKDERVCHERSEGSKTILSEVCEFIVDCPHSTANDEGIGFPLVRTPNVGKGRLVYNDMHRVSEDVYNQRNFRAVPQEDDLIFAREAPAGNVALIRKGEKVCLGQRTVLLRPNKQKVDPSFLTYYLLAPKQQYGLTGTANGATVAHVNMPTIRNLAIELPDIKVQRKLGGILSAYDNLIENNQKQIKLLEEAAQRLYKQWFIDLRYPGHETTKIVNGLPEGWRKEKLVDLASVQFGYAFDGSLFNSNGNGTPIVRIRNIPDGFTNDYTTENAPEEYIINNGDIVVGMDGEFHINSWCGDKSYLVQRSCCFRPHNPKIKGWLLWAIHDPIKFFEKTVVGATVAHLGKKHIDTIELLTGPEKLYKPFQSLFCKRQTLLNQNRKLSESRDRLLPKLMNGELEV, from the coding sequence GTGAAGCTAGACGAAAGACGAGAGACGAAAGACGAGAGAGTGTGTCATGAGCGAAGCGAAGGATCCAAAACAATTTTATCGGAAGTATGCGAATTTATTGTTGATTGTCCTCATTCTACAGCAAATGATGAAGGTATTGGTTTCCCATTAGTGCGAACACCAAATGTTGGCAAAGGACGATTGGTGTATAATGACATGCACCGAGTGTCGGAAGATGTCTATAATCAAAGGAATTTTAGAGCTGTTCCACAAGAAGATGATTTAATTTTTGCTCGTGAAGCTCCTGCAGGAAATGTTGCCTTGATTCGAAAGGGAGAAAAGGTTTGCTTGGGACAAAGAACTGTTTTATTGCGACCGAACAAGCAAAAGGTAGATCCAAGTTTTTTGACATATTATCTATTAGCTCCTAAACAGCAGTATGGCTTAACAGGAACTGCTAATGGAGCGACTGTTGCTCATGTAAATATGCCAACTATTCGCAACTTGGCAATTGAACTTCCTGATATCAAAGTTCAGCGAAAGCTAGGCGGAATCCTTTCTGCCTACGACAACCTGATAGAAAACAACCAGAAACAAATCAAACTCCTCGAAGAAGCCGCCCAGCGCCTCTACAAACAATGGTTCATCGACCTCCGCTACCCCGGCCACGAAACCACCAAAATCGTAAACGGCCTCCCCGAAGGATGGAGAAAAGAGAAACTGGTTGATTTAGCATCAGTCCAATTCGGCTATGCTTTTGATGGCTCTTTATTTAATTCTAATGGCAACGGAACTCCTATAGTTCGCATTAGGAATATTCCCGATGGGTTTACAAACGACTATACAACAGAAAATGCACCTGAAGAGTATATCATAAACAATGGCGATATTGTTGTCGGCATGGATGGCGAATTTCACATCAATTCTTGGTGTGGCGACAAATCTTATTTGGTTCAACGCTCATGTTGTTTCAGACCGCACAATCCCAAAATCAAGGGTTGGCTTTTGTGGGCGATTCATGACCCTATAAAGTTCTTTGAAAAAACAGTCGTTGGTGCAACAGTGGCTCATTTAGGGAAAAAACATATTGATACAATAGAACTTTTGACAGGACCAGAAAAGTTGTATAAACCATTTCAAAGTTTGTTCTGCAAACGTCAAACTTTACTTAATCAAAACCGTAAACTATCGGAATCCCGCGACCGTTTATTGCCTAAACTTATGAATGGCGAACTGGAGGTGTAA